In one window of Henckelia pumila isolate YLH828 chromosome 1, ASM3356847v2, whole genome shotgun sequence DNA:
- the LOC140864160 gene encoding protein DETOXIFICATION 55-like, translating into MGILNYLRNLISVACMGKLGSLELAGGALAIGFTNITGYSVLSGLAMGMEPICSQAFGSKNLAMVSLTLQRTIMMLLFASIPIGMLWIKLESLMLWLHQDPQVAHIASLYCRIAVPDLMANSLLHPLRIYLRSKGTKWPLLWCTLPAILLHFPITIYLTFNRHLGVQGVAVSTFIANLNTLFFLLGYMYYTHEEKMPLNKTLEPPSKQFGLTTSLGEGWGMMLRLAIPSCLGVCLEWWWYEFMTLLAGYINKPDIALATSAIVIQTTSLMYTLPSALSASVSTRVGNELGAGRPDKAHLATTVAIAFALSTSLFGFLLTILGRRAWGRVFTNDTDVLELTAVVLPILGLCELANCPQTTCCGVLRGSARPSISVCINFCSFYLIGMPVAIALAFLWKMGFLGLCYGLLAAQAACIFYILTVIYRMDWEYESLQAKYLVGQCNEFLPANLLQKCEEAGVMF; encoded by the coding sequence ATGGGCATACTGAATTACCTTAGAAACCTTATTTCAGTAGCGTGCATGGGAAAGCTAGGAAGCCTGGAGCTAGCAGGTGGTGCATTGGCCATCGGTTTCACCAACATTACCGGATACTCCGTGCTCTCTGGTCTCGCCATGGGGATGGAACCAATTTGCAGCCAAGCTTTTGGATCCAAAAATTTGGCCATGGTGTCTCTTACTCTCCAAAGAACAATCATGATGTTGCTTTTTGCATCCATACCCATTGGAATGTTATGGATTAAGCTTGAGTCTCTCATGCTGTGGCTACACCAAGATCCACAAGTTGCACACATCGCAAGCCTTTATTGCCGCATTGCAGTCCCGGATCTTATGGCCAACAGCCTGCTTCATCCCCTACGAATTTATTTGCGAAGTAAAGGGACAAAATGGCCGCTGCTATGGTGCACTTTGCCAGCAATTCTTCTGCATTTTCCTATAACCATCTACTTGACTTTCAATCGCCATCTTGGGGTTCAGGGAGTAGCAGTTTCCACATTTATTGCCAATCTTAACACCTTATTCTTCCTTTTAGGCTACATGTACTATACCCATGAGGAGAAAATGCCTTTGAATAAAACTCTTGAACCACCTTCAAAACAATTTGGTTTGACAACTTCCCTCGGGGAGGGGTGGGGAATGATGCTTAGACTAGCAATCCCCAGTTGTTTGGGTGTTTGCTTAGAGTGGTGGTGGTATGAGTTCATGACACTTCTAGCTGGTTACATCAACAAACCTGATATTGCACTTGCAACATCCGCAATAGTAATACAAACCACATCTCTAATGTACACATTGCCTTCTGCACTTAGTGCATCGGTTTCAACTAGAGTAGGCAATGAACTCGGAGCAGGCAGACCAGATAAGGCACATCTAGCTACTACAGTAGCCATAGCATTTGCCCTTTCAACATCTTTATTTGGTTTCCTGTTGACTATCTTAGGTAGAAGAGCATGGGGTAGGGTCTTCACGAATGATACTGACGTTCTTGAATTAACAGCAGTTGTGCTGCCCATTCTCGGACTTTGCGAACTTGCTAACTGCCCACAAACCACCTGTTGTGGTGTACTCCGAGGTAGTGCTAGGCCGAGTATCAGCGTATGCATAAACTTCTGTTCATTTTACCTGATCGGAATGCCAGTAGCAATAGCTTTGGCCTTTCTCTGGAAAATGGGGTTTTTAGGCCTTTGTTATGGGCTTCTAGCAGCTCAAGCCGCATGCATTTTCTACATTTTAACAGTTATCTACAGAATGGATTGGGAATACGAGTCATTACAAGCAAAATATTTGGTTGGTCAATGCAATGAATTCTTACCTGCAAATTTATTACAGAAATGCGAGGAAGCAGgggttatgttttga